The Geobacter sp. genomic interval GCGTACCGGGCAAGCACTAGCAGGTTGTAGAAACCTCAGGTTGTTCAATAACGGTCAGATCGTCGCACCCGCAGAAAGCCCCGCGGAGGCGTGGTACCCTCAGGGCATAAACAACGCTACGCCGCACAAGGCGGCTTTTGAGGACGGCGGCGAGATGGCTGTTTTTAGCTACGCTGAAACTTCGTTTTCAACAACCTGCTAGCAGACAGGTCGATGCGACCGTACACGACAAAGGAGAAGCAGTCATGATCGAAGAGGTAAAAAAGGTATTGGAACAGGTCCGGCCCGCCCTGCAGGCCGACGGCGGCGATGTGGAACTGGTGGAAGTTACCGAGGATGGCGTGGTCAAGGTGCGGCTCAAGGGGGCCTGCGGATCGTGCCCCATGTCCACCATGACCCTCAAGATGGGGATCGAGCGAACCCTCATGGAGAAGGTACCCGGCGTCAAGGAAGTGGTCGGCGTCTGATCGTTTCACACGGGAAGAACATGGATGAGAGGCACGGGGCGCGGAAGCAATTTCGCGCCCTTTGTGCAGATCGGTTACGCAGAATCAGTTTTGTCGGAGGGGAAAGAGGATGAGTCTGATCCGGCGCAGAACGCGGCGCGGCTTTCCACGCACCCGGCATTTCCTCGGCAGATTCAGGAAAAGCACGGAGGCGTCCGTCACCCAGGGGAATCTGGTGGAGCTTTTTCCCGACGGCGGCGCGTTTTTCCCATCGTTTTTCGCCTCTCTGCAGACTGCGCAACGGACAATCTCCCTTGAATTTTACATCATTCGCGACGACGCCATCGGGCAACAGATGGCCGAACTGTTGGTCGATGCGGTGCGGCGCGGCGTCACGGTTTCTCTCCTGTACGACTACATCGGCAGTTTCGAGACGATGAGCGCCTTTTTCCGGCGACTCGAAGAGGCAGGGGTCACCTGCCGCGCCTTCAACCCACCCCCTTTCCGTCGCGGGCTTGGCTGGTTCGACAAGCGCGACCATCGCAAGATTGCCGTCATCGACGGGACCATGGCCTTTGCCGGAGGGATGAACATCGGCGACGAGTATGCGGGATTCGGCGAGGACCGCCAAAGGTGGCGGGATGTCGGCATCAGGATCACCGGCCCTGCGGTTCTCGAATTGCAACGGCTGTTCTGCGAGAACTGGGCGGATGAAACCGGTGCAAATCCTGCCGGATGCGATCGAATCCCTTCAAGGCTGCCGCAGGGGGGCGATGCGACGGTGCATATCGTCAGCGGCGGACCGCACCATACCCGTTCCTTTATCCGCAATGCGTTCCGACTGGCCATTGCCGGTGCCTCTCGCAGCATCACCATTGCCAACCCCTACTTCGTCCCCGGCCCCCGTCTGATCCGCTCCCTGTTACGCGCTTCTCGGCGTGGGGTGCGCATTCGCCTGATTCTCCCGGCGGTGAACGATGTCCCGCTGGTCAGGCTGGTGAGCCGGAGTACCTACTCCTCTCTCTTGCGCGCCGGGATCGAGATCTACGAGCGGGAAGGGACTGTGCTCCATGCCAAGGTGATGAGTATTGACGGCTGCTGGTCTATCATCGGCTCCGCCAACCTGGATCAGCGGAGTTTCCACAGGAATTTCGAGGTCAACCTGATTGTAGACAGCCGTGCCTTCGGCTGCCAGGTGGACGTGATGCTCGGCATGGATCTGGCCAAGTCGAAACGGGTGATACTTGAAGAGCATGAGCGGCGAGGCTGGCTCATCCGCATGCTGGAGCGTCTCTGTTCCCCCATCAGCTGGTTCCTGTGAAGCCCCTGTACGACATGTGATACGGATCTGCCGCCGTGGTTACGGCACGCTGGACACTGCCGGGCGGCGTTCCGCGCGTGTATGTTTTTACTACACCGTGGATATTTTCTGCCGATACGGTAAACTGGGGCTGTTAGCGCCGATCTGCGCGATGAGGAGAGCACCTTGGGAACTCATAAGCATGTGGGAGAACTGCTGGTGGAGGCCGGTATCATTACCGCAAAGACCCTGGAACGTGCCTTGGAGCGCCAGCAGGGAACCGGTCGACGGATCGGGGCCATCCTGGAGGATATGGGGGTCGTCACCGAGGACGAACTCGTTGACGTGATGGCAGCGCAGCTTTCCATGCGCACCGCGAAAAAGATCCGGGGGCATGCCTTTCCGCCCGCAATTCTCGCCCTGGTGACTGCCGAATTTGCCGTGGAGCATACCATTTTCCCCCTGCAATTGAAGGACGGCATGCTGGCAGTGGCCGTGGCAGACCCTACCGCACTGGACGTGCTCGACGACATTGCCCGGAGCACCGGCCACCGGGTCATGGCGGTCCTCTCCTCAGCCGAGGAGATCACGGCGGCGATACGGGAATACTATTTCAAGGGGGAAGAGGTTGCCAAGACCTCACCCTGTCGCATCCTCGTGGTCGAAGATTCGCCGGTGGTGGCCAATGTGATCAAAGCGGCATTGGAGCGGGAGGGGTTCGAGGTGCTGCAGGCTGCCGACGGGGTCGAAGGGTTGAAGGCTGCCCTAAGCAGCATGCCTTGTCTGATCCTCTGCGATGCGGTGATGCCGCGCATGGACGGTTTCGGGCTGAGACGGGCGTTGGCAGCCCAGGCGGAAACCGCGGATACGCCGGTGATCCTGCTTACGTCCAAGGCGTCACCCGAGGAGGAGCAGAAAGCGCTCTCCTCGGGGTTCTTCGACTTCATTGCCAAGCCGGTCAACGCAGTAAGAATCATCTCCCGCATCAGGCGCGCCTTGGCGATGACGGCGAAGAATCGCTGACATCCTTTGGCCGAGCTCTGTCTTCTGTGCTGTGCAGGCAATGGCCTGCACGGTCGATTCCCCGGTCACTCGTAGCGAAGGGCGTCAATCGGATTGAGTCTGGCTGCCTTGCGAGCGGGATAGAATCCAAAGAAAATTCCGACTGCAGCAGAGAACAGGAAGGCGATGGTAACCGACTGGACCGAGATCAAGGTCGGCCATTCGAGCATTTTTGACACAACCATGGCCCCGCCTGCCCCCAATCCGATCCCGATTATACCGCCGATCATCGTCAACAGCACCGCTTCGGTCATGAACTGCATGAGGATGTCGTTGCGCCGCGCTCCGATTGCCATTCGGATGCCGATCTCCCTGGTCCTCTCGGTGACCGAGACCAGCATGATGTTCATGATGCCGATCCCCCCCACAATGAGCGAGATGGATGCGACCGACCCGAGCAACAGGGACATTGCTCTGGATGACTGCTCTGCGACGGCCAGGATTTCCGACAGGTTGCGGATCGTGTAGTCCGGTTCTTTGCCGTTCGTTATCCGATGGCGCTGGTTGAGCAGGGATTGAACCTCCTGCTCGGCCTTGTCGAGGAGCTCCTCACTTTTTGCCTTCACCAGAACCGCACCAACGGTGTTGGTGAACTGGGAGCGGACAAGGTTGCGTTGCGCCGTCTTAAGCGGTACAAAGATCGAATCGTCCTGGTCCTGCCCCTGAGGTGACTGCCCCTTCCGTTCGAGAACCCCGATAACGGTAAAGGGGACCTTCTTGATGCGGACGATCTTACCTACCGGGTCTTCCTCGCCGAAAAGGTTCTCCGCGACGGTCTGTCCAAGGAGGCATACCTTGGCAGCGCTATCCACATCCTGCTGCCCAATGCTCCTGCCGTTTACGACTCCCCATTCCCTGATGTCGAACAATTCGGGGGTTGTCCCCAAGACCACGGTCGACCAGTTCATATTGCCATAGATCACCTGGGAGGTGGTCCTGACCGAGGGGGCAGCAAATTCCACCGACGGGCACTCGGACATGATCGCCTTCACGTCGTCGCTGGTGAGTGTCTGGGTCGAGCCGCTTCCTACTCGGATACCGCCACTGGTGGTGGAGCCGGGAATGACGAGGATGATGTTGCTGCCGATACTTGCTATCTGCTGGGCAATGACGTGGCTTGCACCGGCACCGACAGCCATCATGGCAATGACAGCGGCGATGCCGATTATGATCCCCAGCATGGTCAGGAATGAGCGCATCTTGTTCGTGCGGAGGGCACGCAGGGCAATTTTCAGGGTTTGTAGCATATCCATAGGCTAGGCTCGGGTGTCTGCGATGATGCTGCCGTCGCGGAAGGTGATCCGCCGGGCAGCATGGGCAGCTACATCAGGTTCATGCGTGACCATGATGATGGTGATGCCGTTCCGGTTGAGTTCATTGAACAGATTCATGATCTCCTCGCTGGTGGCACTGTCGAGATTCCCCGTCGGCTCATCGGCGAGTATGACCGCTGGCGAGTTCACCAGTGCCCGTGCAATGGCGACGCGCTGTTGCTGCCCCCCGGAGAGCTGGCTCGGATGGTTGTTTTCCTTGCCGTTGAGGCCGACGTGTTCCATGGCGGCCAGTGCTCTCTGTCGGCGTTCCTTTGCCGGAACCTTTGCGTAGACGAGCGGGAGCTCGACATTCTCCACAGCCGGTGTGCGAGACAGCAGATTGAATCCCTGGAAGACAAAGCCGAGTTTGCTGTTGCGGATGTCGGCCAACTGGTCGTGGTTCATGGAGCCCACATCCACTCCGTCCAGCCGGTATTCCCCGGTAGTCGGGCGGTCGAGGCAGCCGAGGATATTCATGCAGGTTGATTTGCCGCTGCCCGATGCCCCCATGATGGCGACAAATTCCCCTGCGGAAACGCTGAAGGATACCCCTTTCAGCGCTTCGAACTGCTGGTCCCCCATCGTGAAAACGCGACGGATATCTGTTAATGAAATGACTGAATCCACGTGCTGCCTTCCTCTGCTGTCAATGAGGCCGTGGCCCCATCGGTGAGCCTCCCATTGCGGCGCCCGATTTCTTTTTCGTGTCTCCGCCCAGTTGTTCGATGATGACTTCGTCACCCTCTTTCAGGGCGCCTTCCACGAGTTCGATGCTGCTGTTGTTGCCGATGCCGGTTTTTATCGATACGGCTATCGGCTTGTTCTCTTTCAGGACATATACCTGCAGCCCCTTGTCTTTGCGTCCCGGTTTTCCACCCTGCTGTTGTAATGAGGCAGACTTTTTCTCTTTCTGTTCTTCACCTTTTATCTTGGGCTTGAAACGCAGGGCCGCTGGCGGGAGTTTCAGCGCGTCCACCTTTTTCCCGACCTCAATGGAGACATTGGCGGTCATGCCGGGTTTGAGTTTCAATTCTTTGTTGTCGACGTTGATCACGACAACGTAGGTGACGACGTTTTGGGTAACCACGGGCGCACTGCGAACCTGGACGACCTTTCCGACAAAGGACTGCTCGGGATAGGCATCCACGGTGAACGTCGTATCCTGGCCGACCCTGACGCGGCTGATATCGGCCTCGTCGACGCTGGTCTCGATCTGCATCTTGGTGAGATCCTGGGCGATGGTGAACAGGGTAGGGGTCTGGAAGGAAGCGGCCACTGTCTGGCCGACATCGACGGCTCGGGAGATGACGATTCCGTCGACGGGAGAGCGGATGACGGAGTAGCGGAGATTGGTCCTGGCCTGGAGCAGGGCTCCTTTTGTCTGGGCAACGCTTCCCTCGGTTGCCTTGATCGATGCCTTGGCTGAAAGGTAGGCGGTTTCCGCCACGTCGTAATCCCCCTGGGAAATGATCCCGTCAGCCAGCAGTTTCTTGTTGCGTGTCAGGGTCCGCTCGGCATCTGCAAGGGTCACCTTTGCCTTCAGAAGGTTTGCCTCGGCATTCAATGCATTGCCTCTGGCCTGTTCGACCGCGGCATTGAACAGGGACGGATCTATCTCTGCAATGGCCTGACCCTTGCGCACTCTGGAGTTGTAATCCGCGTAGAGCTTCTGGATGGTTCCCGACACCTGGGTTCCCACCTGCACCGTGGTAACAGCGCTCAGGTTCCCGGTTGCCGCTACCGTGGCTACGATGGTCCCCCGTTCCAGCTTGGCCGTGCGGTACGATATCTCCGGATTCCTGTTTTTGACAAAATAGAAGCCGATTCCGGCTATGAGTGCAAGAACGACGGCGATTACAGCGATTTTCTTCATGGTACCCTCTATGGGAAAGGACGATATATCTGAATTCCGTCAGGAAGTTTAGTACAAAGAAAGGAGCGATGCGAGGAATATTTATGCTGACCGTGCGCACAGAAAAAGCCCCCTGTATAAGAAACCAGGGGGCCTCTGGTGCATGCCCACCACACTGAAGCGGTGGGCTAACTAGGGCAACCCTCCTTGCAGCGGGTTACCGGGCGAAGCATATAGATTTGTGTCCACATCAGAGCCGGTTCTCCTTTCCGGGAATTCCCCCTGGTCTAAATTCCTCGAGGATGATTCTATGATAATCATTCCTTTTTGATTGTCAACCTGCTGGGTGCCAAATTTGTTTATAGGCATTTCTTGATGCACTTCAGGAGAGCGCCTTCCCGGACGGTCAGGGCTGCGTCAGGGCAGAGTTCGCGGCAGCAGAAGCAGCGAATGCAGCTGTGGTAGTCGATGACGAGCTTCCCATCCTTCAGGGTGATGGCCCCGGGAGG includes:
- a CDS encoding NifU family protein, with the protein product MIEEVKKVLEQVRPALQADGGDVELVEVTEDGVVKVRLKGACGSCPMSTMTLKMGIERTLMEKVPGVKEVVGV
- the cls gene encoding cardiolipin synthase, with the translated sequence MSLIRRRTRRGFPRTRHFLGRFRKSTEASVTQGNLVELFPDGGAFFPSFFASLQTAQRTISLEFYIIRDDAIGQQMAELLVDAVRRGVTVSLLYDYIGSFETMSAFFRRLEEAGVTCRAFNPPPFRRGLGWFDKRDHRKIAVIDGTMAFAGGMNIGDEYAGFGEDRQRWRDVGIRITGPAVLELQRLFCENWADETGANPAGCDRIPSRLPQGGDATVHIVSGGPHHTRSFIRNAFRLAIAGASRSITIANPYFVPGPRLIRSLLRASRRGVRIRLILPAVNDVPLVRLVSRSTYSSLLRAGIEIYEREGTVLHAKVMSIDGCWSIIGSANLDQRSFHRNFEVNLIVDSRAFGCQVDVMLGMDLAKSKRVILEEHERRGWLIRMLERLCSPISWFL
- a CDS encoding response regulator, with the translated sequence MGTHKHVGELLVEAGIITAKTLERALERQQGTGRRIGAILEDMGVVTEDELVDVMAAQLSMRTAKKIRGHAFPPAILALVTAEFAVEHTIFPLQLKDGMLAVAVADPTALDVLDDIARSTGHRVMAVLSSAEEITAAIREYYFKGEEVAKTSPCRILVVEDSPVVANVIKAALEREGFEVLQAADGVEGLKAALSSMPCLILCDAVMPRMDGFGLRRALAAQAETADTPVILLTSKASPEEEQKALSSGFFDFIAKPVNAVRIISRIRRALAMTAKNR
- a CDS encoding FtsX-like permease family protein — translated: MDMLQTLKIALRALRTNKMRSFLTMLGIIIGIAAVIAMMAVGAGASHVIAQQIASIGSNIILVIPGSTTSGGIRVGSGSTQTLTSDDVKAIMSECPSVEFAAPSVRTTSQVIYGNMNWSTVVLGTTPELFDIREWGVVNGRSIGQQDVDSAAKVCLLGQTVAENLFGEEDPVGKIVRIKKVPFTVIGVLERKGQSPQGQDQDDSIFVPLKTAQRNLVRSQFTNTVGAVLVKAKSEELLDKAEQEVQSLLNQRHRITNGKEPDYTIRNLSEILAVAEQSSRAMSLLLGSVASISLIVGGIGIMNIMLVSVTERTREIGIRMAIGARRNDILMQFMTEAVLLTMIGGIIGIGLGAGGAMVVSKMLEWPTLISVQSVTIAFLFSAAVGIFFGFYPARKAARLNPIDALRYE
- a CDS encoding ATP-binding cassette domain-containing protein; this encodes MDSVISLTDIRRVFTMGDQQFEALKGVSFSVSAGEFVAIMGASGSGKSTCMNILGCLDRPTTGEYRLDGVDVGSMNHDQLADIRNSKLGFVFQGFNLLSRTPAVENVELPLVYAKVPAKERRQRALAAMEHVGLNGKENNHPSQLSGGQQQRVAIARALVNSPAVILADEPTGNLDSATSEEIMNLFNELNRNGITIIMVTHEPDVAAHAARRITFRDGSIIADTRA
- a CDS encoding efflux RND transporter periplasmic adaptor subunit, with product MKKIAVIAVVLALIAGIGFYFVKNRNPEISYRTAKLERGTIVATVAATGNLSAVTTVQVGTQVSGTIQKLYADYNSRVRKGQAIAEIDPSLFNAAVEQARGNALNAEANLLKAKVTLADAERTLTRNKKLLADGIISQGDYDVAETAYLSAKASIKATEGSVAQTKGALLQARTNLRYSVIRSPVDGIVISRAVDVGQTVAASFQTPTLFTIAQDLTKMQIETSVDEADISRVRVGQDTTFTVDAYPEQSFVGKVVQVRSAPVVTQNVVTYVVVINVDNKELKLKPGMTANVSIEVGKKVDALKLPPAALRFKPKIKGEEQKEKKSASLQQQGGKPGRKDKGLQVYVLKENKPIAVSIKTGIGNNSSIELVEGALKEGDEVIIEQLGGDTKKKSGAAMGGSPMGPRPH